Proteins encoded together in one Carya illinoinensis cultivar Pawnee chromosome 3, C.illinoinensisPawnee_v1, whole genome shotgun sequence window:
- the LOC122304845 gene encoding uncharacterized mitochondrial protein AtMg00860-like, whose protein sequence is MGDHVGHLKAVLAILKQHQLYAKASKCAFGCQEVEYLGYIISNEGVNANPMKISTMMEWPTPKNPKALRGFLELTGYYKKFVRGSIRIVAPLTTLLNKNSFSWTEEVTQAFLALKITMVNPPVLGLPNFSKAFVVECDASRNILGAVLILKMEALFAGLLVQGEDISASIC, encoded by the exons ATGGGAGATCATGTGGGACATCTTAAGGCTGTTTTAGCAATCTTGAAACAGCATCAGTTGTATGCTAAAGCTAGCAAATGTGCATTCGGGTGTCAAGAGGTGGAGTATCTTGGCTACATTATCTCGAATGAGGGAGTAAATGCAAATCCTATGAAGATTTCAACAATGATGGAGTGGCCTACTCCTAAAAATCCTAAAGCCTTGAGGGGTTTCCTAGAGCTTACAGGATATTACAAAAAATTTGTGAGGGGTTCTATAAGAATTGTAGCACCTCTCACTACTCTCCTCAACAAGAATTCTTTTAGTTGGACAGAAGAGGTGACTCAAGCATTTTTAGCACTCAAGATTACCATGGTAAACCCTCCAGTACTAGGGTTACCAAATTTCTCTAAGGCGTTTGTGGTGGAATGTGATGCATCGAGGAATATTCTTGGAGCAGTATTGAT TTTGAAAATGGAGGCACTATTTGCTGGGTTATTAGTTCAAGGTGAGGACATATCAGCCAGCATTTGCTAG